Proteins co-encoded in one Flavivirga eckloniae genomic window:
- a CDS encoding ankyrin repeat domain-containing protein encodes MKVLKLPIVFLLLVSTLQAQENIFWKRDFWKNNPTIEVIEQKIKEGNDIAALNPYGFDAVVYAILEKTPNKTIKHLLSKKGNGANKLTHDKRTYVFWAAYKGNLELMEYLISKNARMDLKDSHGFSVLTFAAVVGITDTAIYDLCIKNGIDVKTDKEEHGANALLLIIPHLKNFEMVDYFTKKGLRIDSKDNQGNGVFNYTARAGNKIMLEKLIEKGLFHNKPNNNGGNAILMATQGSRSGYNSLGFLKYLEGLGINPNITNNDGTTPLHHLAYGNKDLKTLNYFLKKGVDVNQFDKDGNTALINACGDNTLEIITALALKTKDLNKVNKNGQSALIKAINNSPSIISFLIKKGADVHVIDAKGNNLAFYLFKTFSSRKKEVFDKKVKLLISTGFNIKSTQKNGNTLYHLAIYNGDLELLQYVNTLGIDINAKNKDGLTPLHLAAMKAKNVDVLKYLLSVKADKAIKSDFDESVYDLAKENELLKQNNIDINFLK; translated from the coding sequence ATGAAAGTTTTAAAATTACCCATAGTCTTTCTGTTACTTGTAAGTACACTACAAGCTCAAGAAAACATTTTTTGGAAAAGAGACTTCTGGAAAAACAATCCGACGATAGAAGTTATAGAACAAAAAATAAAAGAAGGTAACGATATCGCAGCATTAAACCCTTATGGGTTTGATGCTGTTGTATATGCGATTTTAGAAAAAACACCCAACAAAACCATTAAACATTTACTCTCTAAAAAGGGAAATGGAGCTAACAAGCTCACTCATGATAAGCGCACCTATGTGTTTTGGGCAGCATATAAAGGGAATCTTGAATTAATGGAATATTTAATATCTAAAAACGCTCGAATGGACTTAAAGGATTCTCATGGGTTTTCTGTGTTAACCTTTGCTGCGGTAGTAGGGATAACAGATACAGCGATATACGATTTATGTATTAAAAACGGAATAGATGTAAAAACAGATAAGGAGGAACACGGAGCAAATGCACTATTATTAATTATACCGCATCTTAAGAATTTTGAGATGGTCGATTACTTTACAAAGAAAGGCTTACGTATAGATAGTAAAGACAATCAAGGTAACGGCGTGTTTAATTATACGGCAAGAGCCGGAAATAAAATCATGCTCGAAAAATTAATTGAGAAAGGGCTTTTTCATAATAAACCAAACAATAATGGAGGCAACGCTATACTAATGGCAACTCAAGGTTCCAGAAGCGGTTATAATTCGTTGGGTTTTTTAAAATATTTAGAAGGTTTAGGAATTAACCCCAATATTACAAATAACGATGGTACCACACCTCTGCACCATTTGGCTTATGGCAATAAAGATTTAAAAACGTTAAACTATTTTTTAAAAAAGGGTGTAGATGTAAATCAGTTTGATAAAGATGGCAATACGGCATTAATTAATGCCTGTGGCGATAATACTTTAGAAATAATAACCGCATTGGCTTTAAAAACAAAAGACCTTAACAAGGTTAATAAAAATGGACAGTCTGCTCTAATAAAAGCTATAAATAACAGCCCTTCAATTATTAGTTTTTTAATAAAAAAAGGAGCAGATGTCCATGTTATTGATGCCAAAGGAAACAACTTGGCTTTTTACTTATTTAAAACCTTTAGTTCCCGTAAAAAGGAAGTGTTTGATAAAAAAGTAAAACTATTAATTAGCACTGGGTTTAATATAAAATCAACCCAAAAAAATGGTAATACCTTATATCATTTAGCTATTTACAATGGCGATTTAGAATTGTTACAATATGTAAATACGTTAGGTATTGATATAAATGCTAAAAACAAGGATGGTCTTACGCCATTGCATTTGGCAGCTATGAAGGCTAAAAATGTAGACGTATTAAAATACCTGCTCTCAGTTAAAGCAGATAAGGCTATTAAAAGCGATTTTGATGAATCTGTTTACGATTTGGCCAAAGAAAATGAATTACTTAAACAAAACAATATCGATATTAATTTTTTAAAATAA
- a CDS encoding DUF2271 domain-containing protein: protein MKNTTVFKTAPMFILTLFALFGFGNKLVNTTAYKCMIQMTNYEGEGAYIAISLLNPKGKYEKTLYVQGDDDEWYFDITEWWKFQGKVRTDIDAITGATISGGGRTISVIQIDDDKIDAGYKIRFESAVEDQEYYKDDVEFELTTASVKSKVDGNGFIRYVRMMPQ, encoded by the coding sequence ATGAAAAATACAACAGTTTTTAAAACGGCTCCTATGTTTATTCTGACTCTATTCGCTTTGTTCGGGTTTGGGAATAAGCTTGTAAATACAACCGCTTATAAATGTATGATACAAATGACCAATTATGAAGGGGAGGGTGCTTATATAGCCATTTCGTTATTAAACCCGAAAGGGAAATACGAAAAGACGTTATACGTACAAGGTGATGATGATGAATGGTATTTCGATATCACAGAATGGTGGAAGTTTCAAGGAAAAGTGAGAACAGATATTGATGCTATAACCGGGGCAACCATTAGCGGTGGCGGACGTACCATAAGTGTAATTCAAATTGATGATGATAAAATTGATGCAGGGTACAAAATACGTTTCGAATCTGCTGTAGAAGATCAAGAATATTATAAAGATGATGTTGAATTTGAATTAACAACGGCATCTGTAAAAAGTAAAGTAGATGGTAATGGCTTTATACGTTACGTACGTATGATGCCCCAATAA
- a CDS encoding PepSY domain-containing protein, with the protein MTISIWRYSHLTLAILSSVFILLATLTGLILAFEPISNQLKPYAIKDADGLSLFTTIENLKSEYDEIISIEIDENDFIAASVLTKAGKNETFYIDPFTAKKIGDIIEKTPLFKFTTNLHRSLFLKSIGRVIIGIVSFLLFLIALTGTILISKRQGGYKRFFSKIVKEGFNQYYHVALGRYALIPIIIVTLTGVYLSLEKFSLLPSNKVSHTIKEASSIENPKQLRADFTLFKSLTLKEISRVDFPFSDDAEDYFFIKLKDSEIFVNQYSGEIVSEQGYGITAQASSWSLLLHTGQGNTFWAIMLLLTCIAILFFMYSGFTMALNRKNKSVTIQNKYTKDNAEFVILVGSETGSTFNFANTLYQALIALGKYPFISELNSYSTYKKAKHLIVLTATYGDGEAPTNAKNFENLIGEIRQQNTLQYSVVGFGSLAYKGFCKYAIIVDAMLQLHKQFVPNLSLHKINNQSFDAFKDWAKSWGVSKGLALNIEEPQKKLTHKKLKQFKVVNRSVINTDDTFLLELAPEQKLKFTSGDLLSIYPNNDSVERLYSIGKINGNILLGVKKHEFGLCSTYFSQLKKNDSILADIKQNKGFQFPASAKEVIMIANGTGIGPFLGMLNDKNFEKAKKYLFWGARTQASFQMYSSLVDEAFYNNKLSGLYLSFSKEKNQKKYVQNAITERYDLVCRVLKNDGVIMICGSIAMQKDVLKTLDRITLGKLKSPLNDFEKRGQLKMDCY; encoded by the coding sequence ATGACCATTTCTATATGGAGATATAGTCACTTAACACTGGCTATATTGTCCTCTGTTTTTATCTTGTTAGCCACTTTAACGGGTCTTATTTTAGCGTTCGAACCGATTTCAAATCAGCTAAAACCCTATGCCATTAAAGATGCTGACGGGCTTTCGCTTTTTACAACCATAGAGAACTTAAAGTCTGAATACGATGAAATAATTAGTATAGAAATTGATGAAAATGATTTTATAGCGGCTTCGGTTTTAACCAAAGCAGGAAAAAATGAAACATTCTATATCGATCCTTTTACCGCCAAAAAAATAGGGGACATTATTGAAAAGACACCACTTTTTAAGTTTACAACCAATTTACATAGATCCCTGTTTTTAAAATCTATCGGGCGTGTTATTATTGGCATTGTATCGTTTTTATTGTTTTTAATAGCGCTTACCGGTACGATTTTAATTAGTAAGAGACAAGGTGGATACAAGCGTTTCTTTTCTAAAATTGTAAAGGAAGGTTTTAATCAATATTACCATGTCGCTTTAGGAAGATATGCTTTAATTCCTATTATAATTGTTACTTTAACTGGCGTATACCTTAGTTTAGAAAAGTTTTCTTTATTACCATCTAACAAGGTTTCGCATACCATAAAAGAAGCATCCAGTATAGAAAACCCGAAACAGTTACGTGCAGATTTTACGCTTTTTAAATCACTCACTTTAAAAGAGATATCGCGTGTAGATTTTCCTTTTTCAGATGATGCCGAAGATTACTTCTTTATAAAGCTCAAGGATAGTGAGATATTCGTTAATCAATACTCTGGAGAAATCGTGAGTGAACAAGGGTATGGTATAACGGCTCAGGCATCAAGCTGGAGTTTGTTATTGCATACGGGGCAAGGAAATACATTTTGGGCTATTATGTTATTATTAACCTGCATTGCCATTTTATTTTTTATGTATTCAGGATTTACGATGGCTTTAAATCGTAAAAACAAAAGTGTTACTATACAGAATAAGTATACTAAAGACAATGCAGAGTTTGTCATTTTAGTAGGATCTGAGACCGGTAGTACTTTCAATTTTGCAAATACGTTATATCAGGCGTTGATTGCGTTGGGAAAGTATCCTTTTATATCAGAACTTAATAGTTATTCAACCTATAAAAAAGCAAAGCACCTAATAGTACTTACTGCTACCTATGGTGATGGAGAAGCCCCAACAAATGCTAAGAATTTTGAAAACCTCATTGGTGAAATTCGCCAGCAAAATACGCTTCAATATTCAGTAGTTGGCTTCGGTTCTTTGGCATATAAAGGGTTTTGTAAGTATGCCATTATAGTAGATGCTATGTTGCAATTACATAAGCAGTTTGTACCTAATTTATCACTTCATAAAATAAATAACCAATCTTTTGATGCATTTAAAGATTGGGCAAAATCCTGGGGTGTGAGTAAAGGATTAGCTTTGAATATTGAAGAACCACAAAAAAAGTTAACTCATAAAAAATTGAAACAGTTTAAGGTTGTAAACCGATCTGTAATAAATACCGATGACACATTTTTATTGGAATTGGCACCTGAACAAAAATTGAAATTTACTTCGGGGGACTTGCTTAGCATATATCCGAATAACGATTCGGTAGAGCGCCTGTATTCCATAGGTAAAATAAATGGAAACATACTACTAGGCGTAAAAAAGCATGAGTTTGGCTTATGTTCAACCTATTTTAGTCAGCTTAAAAAAAACGATAGCATATTAGCAGATATTAAACAAAATAAAGGCTTTCAATTTCCTGCCTCGGCAAAAGAAGTTATTATGATTGCTAACGGAACTGGTATAGGGCCATTTTTAGGAATGCTTAACGACAAAAACTTCGAAAAAGCTAAGAAATACTTGTTTTGGGGAGCACGAACACAAGCATCGTTTCAAATGTATTCCAGTTTAGTAGACGAGGCGTTTTATAACAATAAGCTTTCAGGGCTTTATTTAAGTTTTTCAAAAGAAAAAAACCAAAAAAAGTATGTGCAAAACGCCATTACAGAAAGGTACGATTTGGTATGTCGGGTTTTAAAAAATGATGGAGTTATTATGATCTGTGGTTCTATTGCCATGCAAAAAGATGTTTTAAAAACATTAGATCGTATAACCTTGGGAAAACTAAAGTCCCCTTTAAACGATTTTGAAAAAAGAGGTCAGCTTAAAATGGACTGCTACTAA
- a CDS encoding DUF6686 family protein, with amino-acid sequence MCCQNTIAKNYSGQLSFCEDCQIYRLTFNNICIEFDEQEFSSFQMFLEAIDVDYWETKYERTAMGRKIPIQTIQHNLTIILNKQELEALKDLVMLKTKKPFNELSVIDIDYLFFLN; translated from the coding sequence ATGTGTTGCCAAAATACCATAGCAAAAAATTATAGCGGTCAACTTTCCTTTTGTGAAGACTGCCAGATATATCGTCTTACATTTAATAATATATGTATTGAGTTTGATGAACAAGAATTCAGTTCGTTTCAAATGTTTCTAGAAGCTATAGATGTCGACTATTGGGAGACGAAATACGAGCGTACCGCCATGGGCCGTAAAATTCCAATTCAAACCATACAGCATAATCTTACGATCATACTTAACAAACAAGAATTAGAAGCGTTAAAGGATTTAGTGATGTTAAAAACCAAGAAACCATTTAATGAACTGTCTGTAATCGATATAGATTATTTATTCTTTTTAAATTAA
- a CDS encoding Lipl32 family lipoprotein — protein MKTKILILFTVIAFGSHFGAQAQKLKKFGSSTEKKMGPKTIKVPYTDVVSYLGYAAPGNEDETREGKKFYYIYVWIPAVAPELGVRMMSPVGKTKIKNATMAKAYEANAKSSEYFDTYITLERSDIISKDKISAEAAKSAKWTKLEYNDDSSEMPKQPSGSSYNSLLRYKSQVGDPLKALTVGLYRIGFTTYKKGEVKGTFLAQVAAPIKLPGVAMAKTIEELKKAL, from the coding sequence ATGAAAACAAAAATCTTAATCCTATTTACAGTTATCGCATTCGGAAGTCATTTTGGTGCGCAAGCTCAAAAATTAAAAAAGTTTGGTAGTTCTACCGAGAAAAAAATGGGCCCCAAAACCATTAAAGTTCCTTACACAGATGTTGTATCATACCTTGGGTATGCAGCTCCTGGTAATGAAGACGAAACAAGAGAAGGTAAAAAGTTTTACTACATCTATGTTTGGATACCAGCTGTGGCACCAGAATTAGGTGTTAGAATGATGTCTCCTGTAGGGAAAACCAAAATAAAGAATGCAACAATGGCAAAAGCTTACGAAGCAAATGCAAAATCTAGCGAGTATTTTGATACCTACATTACTTTAGAGCGATCGGACATTATAAGTAAAGACAAAATAAGTGCTGAGGCTGCGAAAAGCGCTAAATGGACTAAACTGGAATATAACGACGATAGTAGCGAAATGCCTAAACAACCAAGTGGAAGCAGCTATAACTCGTTGTTAAGATATAAAAGCCAGGTAGGAGATCCACTTAAAGCCTTAACTGTTGGTCTTTACCGTATCGGATTTACAACGTATAAAAAAGGAGAAGTTAAGGGTACATTTTTAGCTCAAGTAGCAGCTCCTATTAAATTACCGGGCGTGGCAATGGCAAAAACCATTGAAGAATTAAAGAAAGCATTATAA
- a CDS encoding AraC family transcriptional regulator, with translation MENATRLDRYKRLLSMLDDKFKEEITVQDIENTAFYSYRNINRIFLSLHQETIGQYQKRLRLEKAAEYLKFSNQSIADIAYDVGYSEISSFSKAFKKHFRCSPSIFRNSYDYRQNLTKKIVLDEEFDEDYKPEYTVEELPDLKIMYLTYYGDYDNIKAIKDIWEQLVIYALKKKVLHDKTPFIGEILDDEEITDVLKCRYNAAVVLDDDKDVDEEGLFRTKIIKKQKYAKFIHKGSHESCDETYAKIYTYWLTEMPMELADKPTLEFYINDESNTPEEELLTEIYIPVE, from the coding sequence ATGGAAAACGCTACACGTTTAGACAGATATAAAAGATTGCTGAGTATGTTGGATGATAAATTCAAAGAAGAAATAACCGTACAGGATATAGAAAACACGGCTTTTTATTCGTACAGAAATATTAACAGGATTTTTTTATCCCTGCATCAGGAAACCATAGGACAGTACCAAAAGCGGTTACGTCTGGAAAAGGCTGCAGAGTATTTAAAATTCTCTAACCAATCTATAGCAGATATAGCCTACGATGTTGGTTATAGTGAGATTTCTTCCTTTAGCAAGGCGTTTAAAAAACACTTTCGTTGTTCTCCTTCTATTTTTAGAAACTCTTATGATTATAGACAAAACCTGACCAAAAAAATTGTGCTTGACGAAGAATTCGACGAGGACTATAAACCAGAATATACGGTAGAGGAATTGCCCGATCTTAAAATTATGTACCTTACATATTATGGCGACTACGATAACATTAAAGCCATTAAGGATATCTGGGAGCAACTTGTTATTTACGCTCTTAAAAAGAAAGTGCTTCATGATAAAACGCCTTTTATAGGTGAAATTCTGGATGATGAAGAAATAACGGATGTTTTAAAATGTAGATATAATGCGGCTGTGGTACTAGATGATGACAAGGATGTTGATGAGGAAGGCTTGTTTAGAACCAAGATTATAAAAAAGCAAAAGTATGCTAAGTTTATTCACAAAGGTAGTCATGAATCTTGCGACGAAACCTATGCTAAAATATATACCTACTGGCTTACTGAAATGCCTATGGAATTAGCCGATAAGCCAACTTTGGAGTTTTATATTAATGACGAAAGTAACACACCCGAAGAGGAATTACTAACTGAGATTTATATTCCTGTAGAATAA
- a CDS encoding porin family protein, translating into MTKKAKLFTFFILSILWMSNAQSGGSSDFEFGIKGGANLSGFRNVSSKYKAGISAGLFVQCQVSDRVSLQSELLYNAFGGKAKNNNQKTKLNYASFVPVKLKYQLFDLLKIGIGPQISYLVSAKGRGVSKKNFNKLDFGGVAGLEIELVEKLNVFAQYYYGVRDISKAPGKVSNKAIQVGLAYSF; encoded by the coding sequence ATGACAAAGAAAGCAAAATTGTTTACATTTTTTATTCTATCCATATTATGGATGTCGAACGCCCAAAGTGGAGGAAGTTCCGATTTTGAATTCGGAATAAAAGGCGGGGCGAATTTATCTGGGTTTAGAAACGTTTCTTCCAAGTATAAAGCAGGTATATCTGCTGGATTGTTTGTGCAATGTCAAGTGTCCGATCGTGTTAGTTTACAATCTGAACTATTGTATAATGCTTTTGGCGGAAAAGCGAAAAATAATAATCAAAAAACAAAACTTAATTATGCGAGTTTCGTACCCGTTAAACTTAAATATCAATTGTTTGATCTTTTAAAAATAGGCATAGGGCCTCAAATATCCTATCTAGTTTCGGCTAAAGGAAGAGGTGTTTCCAAAAAGAATTTTAATAAACTGGATTTTGGAGGCGTTGCAGGGTTAGAAATAGAGCTTGTAGAAAAATTAAATGTTTTTGCTCAATATTACTATGGTGTACGTGATATTTCAAAAGCACCAGGAAAGGTAAGTAATAAAGCAATTCAGGTAGGTTTGGCGTATAGTTTTTGA